A single region of the Anabaena sphaerica FACHB-251 genome encodes:
- a CDS encoding GAF domain-containing protein: MKKRLLSLPQYINNDVDQLQPYRAKLMQQQEKTAHTLVHKINHIVANSQATSLILQEISHLLGVALKADCCCLVTTISDESGEVSAANWCSEQFLDVSQSSEILSRQQLLMSSPSIQCATEQLTIEDISTIQKTLAISCQSWAIPMQSVLAIPTRFSGKNNGVICLIKFHAYQWNESEKNLLQAIAPSCAIALAQVAQTQILANQKHDLHKGNQHQILIKRLTTLSLSNLELNQMLQLVISSTAESLEADRGLLILLKYTDPMFRNRQKKQIPKAKATVVGEWTKTQNPAETRLDKLDQSFWLSECGLCQRVFVESGKPIMIDNCPEQKENWKPNPLFAIEEFPATLLMPLENQGNVLGFVVLQQQVARSWQPTELNIVEMVCAQLSNAIIQSQTLRQVQNLVDERTEQLKRSLEVQAKLYERTKQYVEQLQELNELKDEFVSNISDRLRYPLTNMRMSIRNLRLPGISPERQARYLDILESECTKEINLINDLLTLQKLESHQEAPQFETINLNTKINDLVATVEKPFLDQALSVAVDLPKEPLKLQTEIESFDRILQELLNNVSKYSERDTIVHLQATHRVEQEVDQVMIKVTNTGRGISQEEAAYIFDKFRRGKGRWTPGTGLGLALVKSLVQHLHGAIAVESTPIENSHLSEICFTLTLPQFSSANHPHSQQ; this comes from the coding sequence ATGAAAAAACGTTTATTATCACTGCCACAATATATAAATAATGATGTAGATCAACTACAACCATATAGAGCCAAGCTGATGCAGCAACAGGAAAAAACAGCCCATACGTTGGTGCATAAAATTAATCATATAGTTGCCAATAGTCAAGCTACATCCTTGATATTGCAAGAAATTTCTCACTTGCTAGGAGTAGCATTGAAAGCAGATTGCTGCTGTTTAGTGACAACTATCAGTGATGAATCTGGTGAAGTATCTGCGGCTAATTGGTGTAGTGAACAATTTTTGGACGTGTCACAATCTAGCGAAATATTATCAAGGCAGCAATTGTTGATGAGTTCACCATCTATACAATGCGCTACTGAACAATTAACTATTGAAGATATTTCCACAATTCAAAAAACGCTAGCAATTAGTTGTCAATCTTGGGCAATACCGATGCAATCGGTTTTAGCAATTCCCACGCGATTTAGTGGTAAAAATAACGGGGTAATTTGCCTGATAAAATTCCACGCATATCAATGGAATGAATCAGAAAAAAATTTACTGCAAGCAATAGCGCCATCTTGTGCGATCGCTTTAGCTCAAGTAGCCCAAACACAGATACTCGCTAATCAAAAGCATGATCTGCACAAAGGCAACCAGCATCAAATTTTAATTAAGCGATTAACTACTTTAAGTCTTAGTAACTTGGAGTTAAATCAAATGCTCCAGTTAGTTATTTCATCGACGGCCGAATCTTTAGAAGCAGATCGAGGATTACTGATTTTATTAAAATATACAGATCCAATGTTTAGGAATCGTCAAAAAAAGCAAATTCCTAAAGCCAAAGCCACTGTAGTTGGAGAATGGACTAAAACTCAAAACCCTGCTGAAACCAGGTTAGATAAATTAGATCAGTCTTTTTGGTTGTCAGAGTGTGGATTATGCCAACGTGTATTTGTAGAATCGGGGAAACCGATCATGATTGATAATTGTCCAGAGCAAAAAGAGAATTGGAAACCAAATCCATTGTTTGCCATTGAAGAGTTTCCTGCCACATTATTAATGCCATTAGAAAATCAAGGCAATGTTTTAGGATTTGTGGTTTTACAACAACAAGTTGCTCGCAGTTGGCAACCCACAGAGTTAAATATTGTGGAAATGGTCTGCGCTCAATTGAGTAATGCCATAATTCAATCACAAACACTGCGACAAGTACAAAATTTAGTAGATGAAAGAACAGAGCAACTCAAGCGCAGTTTGGAAGTACAAGCAAAATTGTACGAAAGAACAAAGCAGTATGTTGAGCAGTTGCAAGAACTCAATGAACTTAAAGATGAATTTGTCAGCAACATCAGCGATCGCTTGCGTTATCCTCTGACAAATATGCGGATGTCAATTCGTAATTTACGTTTACCAGGAATTTCACCAGAACGTCAAGCCCGATACCTAGATATTCTAGAGTCAGAATGCACCAAGGAAATTAACTTGATTAATGACCTCCTCACGCTCCAGAAACTAGAATCCCACCAGGAAGCACCGCAATTTGAAACTATAAACTTAAATACTAAAATTAATGACTTGGTAGCTACTGTAGAAAAGCCCTTCTTAGATCAGGCATTATCTGTAGCCGTAGATTTACCTAAAGAACCATTAAAACTCCAAACTGAAATCGAGAGTTTTGACCGCATTTTGCAAGAACTGTTAAACAATGTCAGTAAATACTCGGAGCGTGATACTATCGTCCATTTACAGGCGACTCACAGAGTCGAACAAGAAGTGGATCAAGTTATGATTAAAGTGACTAATACAGGACGTGGCATCTCGCAAGAGGAAGCAGCCTATATCTTTGATAAGTTCCGACGTGGTAAAGGACGTTGGACTCCTGGTACTGGCTTAGGATTGGCTTTAGTCAAGTCTCTGGTACAGCATTTGCATGGAGCGATCGCTGTTGAGAGTACCCCCATTGAGAACTCTCATTTAAGCGAAATTTGTTTTACCCTCACCCTACCTCAGTTTTCCTCAGCAAATCATCCACATTCTCAACAGTGA
- a CDS encoding HNH endonuclease, whose protein sequence is MMIAMQVLEQSVVVFSQNYLPLCRVNIKRAIVLLVTNKAEPLDFSAEPGWLVHSPSLVLSVPKHIRLKIAAAERMWKVPPVNRREVLRRDHHSCQYCGTNKHLTLDHVIPRSKGGLHTWDNVVTACSRCNSRKGDKSLAEVGMQLRTKPKAPVHPAVSFAEKFWVDLQADLE, encoded by the coding sequence GTGATGATCGCCATGCAAGTGTTAGAGCAATCCGTGGTGGTGTTTTCTCAAAATTACTTGCCACTGTGTCGGGTAAATATCAAGCGAGCCATTGTGTTGTTGGTAACTAATAAAGCCGAGCCACTAGACTTTTCCGCAGAACCGGGATGGTTAGTTCACTCGCCTAGCTTGGTATTATCTGTGCCAAAACACATCCGCTTGAAAATTGCAGCGGCTGAAAGGATGTGGAAAGTTCCCCCAGTGAATCGGCGGGAAGTGCTGCGGCGAGACCATCACAGTTGTCAATATTGTGGGACAAACAAACATCTGACCTTGGATCATGTGATTCCTCGATCTAAAGGGGGACTTCATACCTGGGATAACGTAGTCACAGCCTGCTCTAGATGTAACTCTCGTAAAGGCGATAAAAGTCTGGCTGAAGTTGGGATGCAGCTACGTACCAAACCAAAAGCGCCAGTTCACCCTGCTGTTTCTTTTGCAGAAAAATTTTGGGTGGATTTGCAAGCAGACCTGGAATAA
- the petJ gene encoding cytochrome c6 PetJ, translated as MRILLLKILLAIALFLLFNFKFIDQALAAEISTGSVIFNANCASCHIGGANILVEHKTLQKSALSKYLENYDTDPIQTIINQVQKGKSAMPAFKNKLSEQEILEVAAYVFQKSETGW; from the coding sequence TTGAGAATACTTTTATTAAAAATATTGTTGGCGATCGCCCTGTTCCTGTTGTTTAACTTCAAATTCATTGACCAAGCCTTAGCCGCAGAAATATCTACCGGCAGCGTAATTTTTAATGCTAACTGCGCTTCTTGCCATATAGGAGGCGCTAATATCCTCGTTGAACATAAAACTTTACAAAAATCAGCACTATCAAAATATTTAGAAAATTATGATACTGACCCTATCCAAACTATTATCAACCAAGTTCAGAAGGGTAAAAGTGCTATGCCCGCCTTCAAAAATAAATTAAGCGAGCAGGAAATTCTGGAGGTGGCCGCTTATGTTTTCCAGAAATCTGAAACAGGCTGGTAA
- a CDS encoding SRPBCC family protein yields the protein MTTENNSTGLDSPTPIDDNALEANLDVDSVSIQVEKLSDRQRQITAKVQIPHPIEKVWKILTDYEALPQFIPNLAKSCLLDHPNGGIRLEQIGSQRLLNFKFCARVVLDLEEIFPKLINFQMVEGDFKGFAGSWCLEPYSLGANQGTILCYTIQVWPKLTMPIAIIENRLSKDLQLNLLAIRQRANELSIV from the coding sequence GTGACTACAGAAAACAACTCAACGGGACTTGATTCCCCCACCCCCATTGATGACAATGCTCTAGAAGCTAATTTGGATGTTGATTCAGTTAGCATCCAAGTGGAGAAATTATCCGATAGACAGCGGCAAATTACCGCCAAAGTCCAAATTCCCCACCCCATCGAAAAAGTCTGGAAGATTCTCACAGACTATGAAGCCTTGCCTCAATTCATTCCTAATCTAGCCAAAAGCTGTCTGTTAGACCATCCCAATGGAGGCATACGTCTTGAACAGATAGGCTCTCAGCGATTGTTAAATTTCAAATTTTGTGCGCGTGTAGTTCTGGATCTCGAAGAAATCTTCCCCAAACTCATCAACTTTCAAATGGTAGAAGGAGATTTTAAAGGATTTGCTGGTAGTTGGTGCTTAGAGCCTTATTCTCTTGGTGCAAACCAAGGAACAATTCTCTGCTACACAATCCAAGTTTGGCCTAAGCTCACAATGCCAATAGCAATCATTGAGAACCGCCTCAGCAAAGACCTGCAACTAAACCTTCTGGCAATTCGCCAACGGGCAAATGAGTTAAGCATCGTGTAA
- the petE gene encoding plastocyanin gives MKLIATSWRRLTLAVLTVLLVVSSFAIFTPTASAETYQVKLGSDKGLLVFEPKQLTIKAGDTVEWLNNKVPPHNVVFDAAKNPAKDAALATSLSHTKLLLNPGQKVTTTFPADAPAGDYVFYCQPHRGAGMVGKITVAG, from the coding sequence ATGAAATTAATTGCCACCAGTTGGAGACGCTTGACCTTAGCTGTGTTGACTGTTCTTTTAGTTGTTAGCAGCTTTGCTATTTTTACTCCCACAGCATCTGCTGAAACATATCAGGTCAAGTTGGGTAGTGACAAAGGACTTTTGGTATTTGAGCCTAAACAGTTGACTATTAAAGCAGGTGACACAGTTGAATGGCTTAACAACAAAGTTCCTCCCCATAACGTTGTGTTTGATGCTGCTAAAAACCCTGCCAAGGATGCTGCTTTGGCCACATCTTTGTCTCACACTAAATTACTGTTGAATCCTGGACAGAAGGTAACAACAACCTTTCCCGCAGATGCACCTGCTGGTGATTACGTTTTCTACTGTCAACCTCACCGTGGTGCTGGTATGGTTGGTAAAATCACTGTTGCAGGCTAA
- a CDS encoding cation:proton antiporter produces MEASFQITLQMVFTVLAGISAQVMAAYFKLPSIVLLLLLGIILGADGIGLLHPHLLGTGLEVIVSLATAIILFEGGLKLDLREMGRVSLSLQLLVTLGTLITLLGGSMAAHWLGEFPWSIAFLYASIVVVTGPTVVGPLLKQINVDRQVATLLEGEGVLIDPVGAILAYVVLDTILNGDADPVNAIMGLILRLGVGSMIGGVGGYLMSWIFKRANFLSFELKNLVVLAVLWGLFTLAQTIRSESGIMTTVVAGAVFANSSVPEERLLRSFKNQLTILSVSVLFILLAADLSIASVLALGWGSLFTVLVLMFVVRPINILLCTWNSNLNWRQKLFLSWVAPRGIVSASVASLFAISLTQRGVNGGDAIKALVFLTIIMTVFCQGLTAGWLVKWLRITSKDATGAVIVGCNPLSLLISRFFQERGESVVMIDTDSQYFAQAEAQNLRVIASSALDAEVLEEAGIASMGTFLAMTNNGEVNFVLAQRAAEEFNPPRVLAVFPRDPQASTSVNSSNSRVNQAFVSDLPIKTWNEYLNDGRVKLGTTTLNEAEFAVQQEHIQEKIRTGVLVPLLLEREERLQVMSVNQDWEVGDRIIYLLYDSRPNLLKRLSGASQSTVLALETLPEVEEVPTAKFSQLSATEASGN; encoded by the coding sequence ATGGAAGCATCTTTTCAAATTACCCTACAGATGGTGTTCACAGTCCTGGCAGGCATCAGCGCCCAGGTGATGGCGGCATACTTCAAGCTGCCCAGCATCGTCTTATTACTCTTGTTAGGCATCATCTTGGGTGCTGATGGGATTGGACTACTGCATCCCCATCTGCTAGGAACAGGATTAGAAGTAATTGTCTCCCTAGCAACGGCAATTATCTTGTTTGAAGGCGGGCTGAAATTGGATCTACGGGAGATGGGCAGAGTTTCACTCAGTTTACAATTGCTTGTCACCCTGGGAACCTTAATAACGCTGCTAGGGGGCAGTATGGCGGCTCACTGGCTGGGAGAATTTCCCTGGAGTATAGCTTTTCTCTATGCTTCCATAGTCGTTGTCACCGGACCAACAGTGGTTGGACCACTGCTCAAACAAATTAACGTAGATAGACAAGTAGCAACCCTGTTGGAAGGCGAAGGTGTTTTAATCGACCCAGTGGGAGCTATTCTGGCTTATGTTGTCTTGGATACGATTTTGAATGGCGATGCTGACCCGGTTAACGCCATCATGGGTTTAATATTGCGTTTGGGTGTGGGATCAATGATTGGGGGTGTTGGCGGTTATCTGATGAGTTGGATTTTCAAACGCGCCAATTTTCTCTCTTTTGAACTGAAAAACCTGGTGGTTTTAGCGGTGCTGTGGGGTTTGTTTACCCTAGCGCAAACTATTCGCAGCGAGTCAGGAATTATGACTACAGTCGTTGCCGGTGCAGTATTTGCTAACTCATCAGTTCCTGAAGAACGTCTGTTGCGAAGCTTTAAGAATCAGCTGACAATTCTGAGTGTTTCTGTACTGTTTATCCTCCTAGCAGCTGATTTATCCATAGCCAGTGTGTTGGCCTTGGGTTGGGGTAGTTTATTTACTGTTTTGGTATTGATGTTCGTGGTTCGCCCGATTAACATTCTGTTGTGTACTTGGAACAGTAATCTTAATTGGCGACAAAAACTTTTTTTAAGTTGGGTAGCACCTAGAGGAATAGTTTCTGCCTCTGTGGCTTCTTTATTTGCAATTTCCCTAACACAAAGGGGCGTTAATGGTGGCGATGCTATTAAAGCTCTGGTGTTTCTGACCATTATCATGACTGTTTTTTGTCAAGGGTTAACAGCAGGCTGGCTAGTTAAGTGGTTACGAATCACTTCTAAAGATGCCACTGGAGCGGTGATAGTGGGTTGTAATCCCTTGAGTTTATTGATTTCCCGCTTTTTTCAAGAACGGGGGGAAAGCGTGGTCATGATTGACACTGACTCCCAGTATTTTGCTCAAGCTGAAGCTCAAAATCTGCGGGTGATTGCTAGTAGTGCGCTGGATGCAGAGGTTTTGGAGGAGGCAGGAATTGCTTCTATGGGTACTTTTTTGGCTATGACTAATAATGGCGAAGTCAATTTTGTGTTAGCACAACGGGCAGCGGAGGAATTTAACCCACCCCGTGTTTTAGCAGTATTTCCCCGTGATCCTCAAGCTTCTACCTCAGTCAATAGTAGCAATAGTAGAGTTAATCAAGCTTTTGTCTCTGACTTACCCATTAAAACCTGGAATGAATATTTAAATGACGGCCGGGTGAAGTTGGGGACAACGACTTTAAATGAGGCAGAATTTGCTGTTCAGCAGGAGCATATACAGGAAAAGATTCGGACTGGTGTGTTAGTACCCCTCTTGCTAGAAAGAGAAGAACGCCTACAGGTAATGTCAGTGAATCAAGATTGGGAAGTAGGCGATCGCATTATCTACCTGTTGTACGATTCCAGACCAAATCTTTTAAAACGTTTATCTGGTGCTAGTCAATCTACAGTCTTGGCTTTAGAAACTTTACCAGAAGTAGAAGAAGTACCTACTGCTAAATTTTCTCAACTTTCTGCTACTGAAGCATCTGGCAATTGA
- a CDS encoding cytochrome b N-terminal domain-containing protein — MQTTQLDWIWRRVATLLAVVIFTLYLIYASTGVLLSFYYEPTAGGAYHSLEMINTQVAYGWLFYRAHEIAGNAMIAIALIDIVVMFLGRQFRQSWLTAWISGILFTLCAIGLDWTAMLLGWNQEGYWRFQIELGTIEAIPVIGGQLRDILTGGGAINTLTVQHLYAINSYVIAFTTLILAIVHLSALLWQEKEMYQENIDFQLPDASVAES; from the coding sequence ATGCAAACTACCCAGTTGGATTGGATTTGGCGACGAGTAGCGACGCTATTAGCCGTCGTAATTTTTACCCTGTACCTCATTTACGCTTCGACGGGGGTTTTACTGTCTTTTTACTACGAACCAACAGCCGGAGGTGCTTATCATTCATTGGAGATGATCAATACTCAAGTAGCTTATGGTTGGTTATTTTACAGAGCGCATGAGATTGCTGGTAATGCCATGATTGCGATCGCACTCATTGATATCGTTGTCATGTTTCTCGGTCGGCAATTTCGTCAGAGTTGGCTGACAGCTTGGATTAGCGGCATTTTATTTACCCTGTGTGCTATTGGTTTAGATTGGACAGCTATGCTCCTGGGCTGGAATCAAGAAGGATACTGGCGATTTCAAATTGAGTTAGGAACCATCGAAGCCATCCCTGTCATTGGTGGACAACTGCGAGATATATTAACGGGTGGTGGAGCTATTAATACATTAACAGTACAACACCTGTATGCTATCAACAGCTACGTGATTGCTTTTACTACCCTGATTTTGGCAATAGTGCATTTATCTGCTTTGCTATGGCAAGAGAAAGAAATGTATCAAGAAAATATTGACTTTCAATTGCCAGATGCTTCAGTAGCAGAAAGTTGA